The Streptomyces seoulensis genome contains a region encoding:
- a CDS encoding tetratricopeptide repeat protein, with protein sequence MDVMGDKATLFETGRFVQPSGEEPSRDEDEMGEATEDTEEVRLGMAARTGDAEAASVLGAMLLRRGDLDAAEPQLRAAASAGDRPAANNLGVLLHQRGYPDEAAVWWRIAAVAGSAAAAHALGRHHRERGDEPAAEYWLRQSAEQGHVLGAYALADLLEHRGDSRSAYWMRAAAERGHREAAYRLARSLDRSDPEPGGPEEESGTEEASPEAEQWYRQAAARGHRRAALHLGAILEKRGELKEAGRWYLTSAKDGEARAACALGFLLRDAGDSESAAVWWLRAAQDGDGNAANALGALHAERGETQTAERWYRAALDAGDDNGAYNLGLLCAEQGRTAQAEQWYRRAAYAGHREAANALAILLLRGGDTSGAEPWFSKAAEAGSVDAAFNLGILHAGRDTARDSEAAVRWYERAAAAGHTEAALQVGIARLREGDEQTAERHLRCAAGGGSAEAAYRLATVLDARRPPEPAHELGESVHHKTECEEWYERAAGQGHRRAQVRVGMLAAARGDVVEAARWYRAAAEAGSRNGAFNLGLLLAREGSEPEAAVWWTRAADAGHGRAALRLALVYARRGELAEGQRWAARAVELGPVEVAERAARLRDALREELSA encoded by the coding sequence ATGGACGTTATGGGGGACAAGGCAACTCTGTTCGAGACAGGGCGATTTGTGCAGCCTTCGGGTGAAGAACCATCCCGCGACGAGGACGAGATGGGGGAGGCCACCGAGGACACCGAGGAGGTGCGCCTCGGGATGGCGGCGCGCACCGGAGACGCCGAGGCCGCCAGTGTCCTCGGGGCCATGCTGCTGCGCCGGGGGGACCTGGACGCGGCCGAACCCCAGCTCCGCGCCGCCGCCTCCGCCGGCGACCGGCCCGCCGCCAACAACCTGGGCGTGCTGCTGCACCAGCGCGGCTACCCCGACGAGGCCGCCGTCTGGTGGCGGATCGCCGCCGTCGCCGGATCGGCCGCCGCCGCGCACGCGCTCGGCCGTCACCACCGTGAGCGCGGCGACGAACCCGCCGCCGAGTACTGGCTGCGCCAGTCCGCCGAGCAGGGTCATGTGCTCGGCGCCTACGCCCTCGCCGACCTGCTGGAGCACCGGGGCGACTCCCGCTCCGCGTACTGGATGCGCGCCGCCGCCGAGCGCGGTCACCGCGAGGCGGCCTACCGCCTCGCCCGGTCCCTGGACCGCAGCGACCCGGAGCCCGGCGGCCCCGAGGAGGAGTCCGGCACCGAAGAGGCGTCCCCCGAGGCCGAGCAGTGGTACCGGCAGGCCGCCGCGCGCGGCCACCGTCGGGCCGCGCTGCACCTCGGCGCCATCCTGGAGAAGCGCGGCGAGCTGAAGGAGGCCGGGCGCTGGTACCTGACCTCGGCCAAGGACGGCGAGGCCCGTGCCGCCTGTGCCCTCGGCTTCCTGCTGCGTGACGCCGGGGACAGCGAGAGCGCGGCCGTGTGGTGGCTGCGCGCCGCCCAGGACGGCGACGGCAACGCCGCCAACGCCCTCGGCGCGCTGCACGCCGAGCGCGGCGAGACCCAGACCGCCGAGCGCTGGTACCGGGCCGCGCTGGACGCCGGGGACGACAACGGCGCCTACAACCTCGGGCTGCTCTGCGCCGAGCAGGGCCGCACCGCCCAGGCCGAGCAGTGGTACCGGCGCGCCGCCTACGCCGGGCATCGGGAGGCGGCGAACGCGCTGGCCATCCTGCTGCTCCGGGGTGGCGACACGAGCGGCGCCGAGCCGTGGTTCTCCAAGGCGGCCGAGGCCGGCAGCGTGGACGCCGCGTTCAACCTCGGCATCCTGCACGCCGGCCGGGACACCGCACGGGACAGCGAGGCCGCCGTGCGCTGGTACGAGCGGGCGGCCGCCGCCGGGCACACCGAGGCCGCCCTCCAGGTGGGCATCGCCCGGCTGCGCGAGGGGGACGAGCAGACCGCCGAGCGGCACCTGCGGTGCGCGGCGGGCGGCGGCAGCGCGGAGGCCGCGTACCGGCTGGCCACCGTGCTCGACGCGCGCCGTCCGCCGGAGCCCGCGCACGAGCTGGGCGAGAGCGTGCACCACAAGACCGAGTGCGAGGAGTGGTACGAGCGGGCGGCCGGCCAGGGCCACCGGCGTGCACAGGTGCGGGTCGGCATGCTCGCGGCGGCGCGCGGCGACGTGGTGGAGGCCGCCCGCTGGTACCGGGCTGCCGCCGAGGCCGGTTCCCGCAACGGCGCCTTCAACCTGGGGCTGCTGCTGGCCCGCGAGGGCAGCGAGCCCGAGGCGGCCGTGTGGTGGACCCGTGCCGCCGACGCCGGGCACGGCCGGGCCGCGCTGCGCCTGGCCCTGGTGTACGCGCGCCGGGGCGAGCTGGCCGAGGGGCAGCGCTGGGCCGCCCGCGCGGTGGAGCTGGGGCCGGTCGAGGTGGCCGAGCGGGCGGCGCGGCTGCGGGACGCGCTGCGCGAGGAGCTGTCCGCGTGA
- a CDS encoding molybdenum cofactor biosynthesis protein MoaE: protein MALTNEHPGEQAAPSPIKLIGIRDTPLSVDEVFAALGDEAAGGISLFVGTVRNHDGGADVDALGYSCHPSAADEMRRVAEKVVAEYPVRALAAVHRVGDLAVGDLAVVVGVSCPHRAEAFEACRKLIDDIKHEVPVWKHQRFSDGTEEWVGAC from the coding sequence ATGGCACTCACGAACGAACACCCCGGTGAGCAGGCGGCTCCCAGCCCCATCAAGCTGATCGGCATCCGGGACACGCCGCTCTCGGTGGACGAGGTGTTCGCCGCCCTCGGGGACGAGGCGGCGGGCGGCATCTCGCTGTTCGTGGGCACCGTGCGCAACCACGACGGGGGTGCGGACGTCGACGCCCTCGGCTACTCCTGCCACCCCTCCGCCGCCGACGAGATGCGGCGGGTCGCGGAGAAGGTCGTCGCGGAGTACCCGGTGCGGGCCCTGGCGGCCGTCCACCGGGTGGGTGACCTGGCCGTCGGTGACCTCGCCGTCGTCGTCGGCGTGTCGTGCCCGCACCGGGCCGAGGCGTTCGAGGCCTGCCGCAAGCTGATCGACGACATCAAGCACGAGGTGCCGGTCTGGAAGCACCAGCGCTTCTCCGACGGCACCGAGGAATGGGTCGGCGCCTGCTGA
- a CDS encoding AIM24 family protein, producing the protein MQSPLFAHNDIQTQERWSLQNAQMLRVTLEGHDDLLARKGTMVAYQGMVEFDAEHRGQGQRRARAHTGEGLDLMRCHGQGTVYLANLAQHVHLLDVEQDGLTVDSSYVLAMDSTLHHEVIAVDSLYGISGSGKYQLNITGRGKVALMTSGAPLLMQVTPDRYVNCDADAIVAWSTSLRVQMQAQTHSSGIWRRRGNTGEGWELSFMGSGFALVQPSELLPPQHAQIGGGVAAQFGMGQQGARGQNQGNVWS; encoded by the coding sequence ATGCAGAGCCCGCTTTTCGCGCACAACGACATCCAGACCCAGGAGCGCTGGAGCCTGCAGAACGCGCAGATGCTCCGCGTCACCCTGGAGGGCCACGACGACCTGCTCGCCCGCAAGGGCACCATGGTCGCCTACCAGGGCATGGTCGAGTTCGACGCCGAGCACCGGGGCCAGGGCCAGCGCCGGGCGCGGGCCCACACCGGCGAGGGCCTGGACCTGATGCGCTGCCACGGCCAGGGCACCGTCTACCTCGCCAACCTCGCCCAGCACGTCCACCTCCTGGACGTCGAGCAGGACGGCCTGACGGTCGACAGCTCCTACGTCCTCGCCATGGACTCCACGCTGCACCACGAGGTCATCGCCGTGGACAGCCTCTACGGCATCTCCGGCTCCGGGAAGTACCAGCTCAACATCACCGGACGCGGCAAGGTCGCCCTGATGACCTCCGGCGCGCCCCTGCTGATGCAGGTCACACCGGACCGGTACGTCAACTGCGACGCGGACGCCATCGTCGCCTGGTCCACCTCGCTGCGGGTGCAGATGCAGGCCCAGACCCACTCCTCCGGGATCTGGCGGCGGCGCGGCAACACCGGTGAGGGCTGGGAGCTGAGCTTCATGGGCTCCGGCTTCGCCCTGGTGCAGCCCAGCGAGCTGCTGCCGCCGCAGCACGCGCAGATCGGCGGCGGTGTCGCGGCCCAGTTCGGCATGGGCCAGCAGGGCGCGCGTGGGCAGAACCAGGGCAACGTCTGGAGCTGA
- a CDS encoding YlbL family protein has translation MPRRTATMLASTLMLIALLCAGVLIPVPYAEMSPGPTVNTLGEHDGEPVLQVSGHRTYPADGHLNMTTVRVTSADFRMNLVEAVYGWLAHDTKVVPHDTLYPDGKTEEQSTQENAEEFSQSQESAKVAALDELHIPVTSWVIVSTVIKDSPAEGRLHAGDVIKAVDGTRVKQPSDVAKLVTKHEPGQKVVFTVVPAKEQAAAEKAHRTATRTQDVTITTTGSDDKGARRAIVGISAGTDHTFPFTVDIKLADVGGPSAGLMFALGIYDKLTPGSLTGGKFIAGTGTIDDDGTVGPIGGIEMKTVGARDKGAQYFLTPADNCASAAKDTPSGLTLVKVKKIGDALDALEDIREGRTSDLPKCTTKG, from the coding sequence ATGCCACGCCGTACCGCGACGATGCTCGCGTCCACCCTGATGCTGATCGCGCTGCTCTGCGCGGGAGTGCTCATCCCCGTGCCGTACGCGGAGATGTCGCCGGGGCCGACCGTGAACACGCTCGGGGAGCACGACGGCGAACCGGTCCTGCAGGTCTCGGGCCACCGCACCTATCCGGCCGACGGCCACCTGAACATGACCACCGTCCGGGTGACCAGCGCGGACTTCCGGATGAACCTGGTCGAGGCCGTCTACGGCTGGCTGGCCCACGACACCAAGGTCGTCCCGCACGACACGCTCTACCCGGACGGCAAGACCGAGGAGCAGTCCACCCAGGAGAACGCCGAGGAGTTCAGCCAGTCCCAGGAGAGCGCCAAGGTCGCCGCCCTGGACGAGCTGCACATCCCGGTGACGTCCTGGGTGATCGTCTCCACGGTGATCAAGGACTCCCCGGCCGAGGGCAGGCTGCACGCGGGCGACGTGATCAAGGCCGTGGACGGCACGCGGGTCAAGCAGCCCTCGGACGTGGCCAAGCTGGTGACGAAGCACGAGCCGGGGCAGAAGGTGGTCTTCACCGTCGTCCCCGCCAAGGAGCAGGCGGCCGCCGAGAAGGCGCACAGGACGGCGACCCGGACCCAGGACGTGACGATCACGACCACCGGCTCCGACGACAAGGGCGCCCGCCGGGCCATCGTCGGGATCTCCGCCGGGACCGACCACACCTTCCCGTTCACCGTCGACATCAAGCTCGCCGACGTGGGCGGCCCCAGCGCCGGACTGATGTTCGCGCTCGGTATCTACGACAAGCTCACCCCCGGCAGCCTCACCGGCGGCAAGTTCATCGCGGGCACCGGCACCATCGACGACGACGGCACGGTCGGCCCCATCGGCGGCATCGAGATGAAGACGGTCGGCGCGCGCGACAAGGGCGCCCAGTACTTCCTGACCCCCGCCGACAACTGCGCCTCCGCCGCCAAGGACACCCCGAGCGGTCTCACCCTGGTCAAGGTGAAGAAGATCGGCGACGCCCTGGACGCCCTCGAGGACATCCGCGAGGGGCGCACCTCCGACCTGCCGAAGTGCACCACCAAGGGCTGA
- a CDS encoding zinc-dependent metalloprotease: MSDTPFGFGLPPEEPDDGDEGKKKDQQSGGGQGPDPFGFGGLPGAGGFGGPGADNPLAAMFGSLNPGDLGAAFQQLGQMLSYEGGPVNWDMAKQIARQTVAQGTQDGVKDASVGPSERSAVQEAVRLADLWLDDATSLPSGANTAVAWSRAEWVEATLPAWKELVDPVAERVGAAMGDVLPEEMQAMAGPLIGMMRSMGGAMFGTQIGQAVGVLAGEVVGSSDIGLPLGPAGKAALLPVNMEAFGKDLGVAMDEVRLYLALREAAHQRLFAHVPWLRSHLFGAVEGYARGIKVDTAKLEDVVGQFDPQNPEQLQDALQQGMFQPEDTPEQKAALARLETALALVEGWVDAVVHAAAKPRLTSADALRETLRRRRASGGPAEQTFATLIGLELRPRRLRDASRLWASLTDARGVDGRDALWHHPDMLPTATDLDDPDGFVHREQMDFSELDKMLGEAAGGAQKPDLKKDEGDGKGESKGDETE; the protein is encoded by the coding sequence GTGAGTGACACCCCATTCGGATTCGGCCTTCCGCCGGAGGAGCCGGACGACGGCGACGAGGGCAAGAAGAAGGACCAGCAGAGCGGCGGTGGGCAGGGACCGGACCCGTTCGGTTTCGGTGGTCTGCCGGGAGCCGGCGGCTTTGGCGGCCCCGGCGCCGACAACCCGCTCGCCGCGATGTTCGGCTCCCTGAACCCGGGCGACCTGGGCGCCGCGTTCCAGCAGCTCGGCCAGATGCTCTCCTACGAGGGCGGCCCGGTGAACTGGGACATGGCCAAGCAGATCGCCCGCCAGACGGTCGCCCAGGGCACCCAGGACGGTGTCAAGGACGCGAGTGTCGGCCCCTCCGAGCGCTCCGCGGTCCAGGAGGCCGTGCGCCTGGCCGACCTGTGGCTGGACGACGCGACCTCGCTGCCCTCCGGTGCGAACACGGCCGTGGCCTGGTCGCGCGCGGAGTGGGTCGAGGCCACACTCCCGGCCTGGAAGGAACTGGTCGACCCGGTCGCCGAGCGGGTCGGCGCGGCCATGGGCGATGTCCTGCCGGAGGAGATGCAGGCCATGGCGGGCCCGCTGATCGGCATGATGCGCTCGATGGGCGGCGCCATGTTCGGCACCCAGATCGGGCAGGCGGTCGGCGTGCTCGCGGGCGAGGTCGTCGGTTCGAGCGACATCGGCCTGCCGCTGGGCCCGGCGGGCAAGGCGGCGCTCCTCCCGGTCAACATGGAGGCGTTCGGCAAGGACCTGGGCGTCGCCATGGACGAGGTGCGGCTGTACCTCGCCCTGCGTGAGGCGGCCCACCAGCGGCTGTTCGCACACGTCCCGTGGCTGCGCTCGCACCTGTTCGGCGCGGTCGAGGGGTACGCGCGCGGCATCAAGGTCGACACCGCCAAGCTGGAGGACGTGGTCGGCCAGTTCGACCCGCAGAACCCCGAGCAGCTTCAGGACGCGCTGCAGCAGGGCATGTTCCAGCCCGAGGACACGCCCGAGCAGAAGGCTGCCCTGGCCCGGCTGGAGACGGCGCTCGCGCTGGTCGAGGGCTGGGTGGACGCGGTGGTCCACGCGGCCGCGAAGCCTCGACTGACCTCCGCCGACGCGCTGCGCGAGACGCTGCGCCGCCGTCGCGCGAGCGGCGGTCCGGCGGAGCAGACGTTCGCCACGCTGATCGGTCTGGAGCTGCGCCCGCGCCGCCTGCGCGACGCCTCCCGTCTGTGGGCCTCGCTCACGGACGCGCGCGGGGTCGACGGCCGGGACGCGCTGTGGCACCACCCGGACATGCTGCCGACGGCCACCGACCTGGACGACCCGGACGGCTTCGTCCACCGCGAGCAGATGGACTTCTCCGAGCTGGACAAGATGCTCGGCGAGGCGGCGGGCGGCGCGCAGAAGCCCGACCTGAAGAAGGACGAGGGCGACGGCAAGGGCGAGAGCAAGGGCGACGAGACCGAGTGA
- a CDS encoding PPA1309 family protein, protein MSNTPMAASPLTRAVLEIDEYASGLGWDQPARLFALVDTARLRTQEPSLAAQLGLDEETATTGLTPIEQDEVPADKPLDEFLATIAWPDAVVGCALTVERLMLPSSVDTQVPQGLSDAELAKWVAARPERQEVRMTVAVLRDGNRESALRLREKDSSTEVLTGPDLVPGLAEALAATFAD, encoded by the coding sequence ATGTCCAACACTCCCATGGCGGCGAGCCCGCTCACCCGGGCCGTACTCGAGATCGACGAGTACGCCTCCGGCCTCGGCTGGGACCAGCCGGCCCGCCTCTTCGCCCTCGTCGACACCGCGCGGCTGCGCACCCAGGAACCCTCTCTCGCGGCCCAGTTGGGCCTGGACGAGGAGACCGCGACCACCGGTCTCACCCCGATCGAGCAGGACGAGGTCCCGGCCGACAAGCCGCTCGACGAGTTCCTCGCCACCATCGCCTGGCCGGACGCGGTGGTCGGCTGCGCGCTCACCGTGGAGCGCCTGATGCTGCCCTCGTCCGTCGACACGCAGGTCCCGCAGGGCCTGAGCGACGCCGAGCTGGCCAAGTGGGTGGCCGCCCGCCCGGAGCGGCAGGAGGTGCGGATGACGGTCGCGGTGCTGCGCGACGGCAACCGCGAGTCGGCGCTGCGGCTGCGGGAGAAGGACTCCTCGACCGAGGTCCTGACCGGTCCTGACCTGGTGCCGGGTCTGGCGGAGGCCCTCGCGGCGACGTTCGCCGACTAG
- a CDS encoding NUDIX hydrolase, with product MSLYDDAVLVLKGYEDQPELRDAYLAHLAAHPDGMWKSCHAGHLTASALVIDPEHGRVLLTLHRKLRMWLQMGGHCEPGDTSVAAAALREATEESGIAGLTLLPGGPVRLDRHPIPAPCHWHHDVQYAVLAPRGAEHAISDESLDLRWFGYDEVADVADDSVVRLLEATRARL from the coding sequence GTGAGCCTGTACGACGACGCGGTCCTCGTGCTCAAGGGCTACGAGGACCAGCCCGAGCTGCGTGACGCCTACCTCGCCCACCTGGCCGCGCATCCGGACGGCATGTGGAAGTCCTGCCACGCGGGGCATCTGACTGCCAGCGCCCTGGTCATCGACCCGGAGCACGGCCGTGTGCTGCTCACCCTGCACAGGAAGCTGCGGATGTGGCTCCAGATGGGCGGCCACTGCGAGCCTGGCGACACCTCCGTGGCGGCCGCGGCCCTGCGCGAGGCGACGGAGGAGTCCGGCATCGCCGGCCTGACGCTGCTGCCCGGGGGCCCGGTCCGCCTGGACCGGCACCCGATCCCGGCACCGTGCCACTGGCACCACGACGTGCAGTACGCGGTCCTGGCCCCACGCGGCGCCGAGCACGCGATCAGCGACGAGTCGCTGGACCTGCGCTGGTTCGGCTACGACGAGGTCGCCGACGTGGCGGACGACTCGGTCGTCCGCCTGCTGGAGGCCACGCGCGCCCGGCTCTGA
- a CDS encoding SDR family oxidoreductase has translation MSSPDPQVRAARNPSSPPSSPSPAVRGPVVAVTGAATGIGALLTERLAASEEIRQVVAIDERRGECAEARWHILDVRDPAIAEKLRGADVVVHLALDLDLGSDAAARTAYNVRGTQTVLTAAAAAGVHRVVLCTSAMVYGALPDNELPLSEDAELRATADATGVADLLEIERLARRAPRAHPGLNVTVVRPALLVGGTDTALTRYFESPRLLVVADSRPAWQFCHVDDLCTALEYAVLEKVDGELAVGCDGWLEQEEVEELSGIRRMELPSAVALGAAARLHRIGLTPSPAGDLAYTMYPWVVSGSRLHSAGWRPRWTNEEVLAELLAEVSGRHTVAGRRLGRKDATAAGAAGATVALLGAAAVVRRARKARRRI, from the coding sequence GTGAGTTCCCCAGATCCGCAGGTTCGCGCAGCGCGAAACCCCTCATCTCCGCCCTCATCCCCCTCGCCCGCGGTGCGCGGGCCCGTCGTCGCGGTCACCGGCGCCGCCACCGGGATCGGCGCGCTGCTCACCGAGCGGCTCGCGGCGTCGGAGGAGATCAGGCAGGTCGTCGCCATCGACGAACGGCGCGGGGAATGCGCCGAGGCGCGCTGGCACATCCTCGACGTGCGCGACCCGGCGATCGCGGAGAAGCTGCGCGGCGCCGACGTGGTCGTGCACCTGGCGCTCGACCTCGACCTGGGCAGCGACGCGGCCGCCCGCACCGCCTACAACGTGCGCGGTACCCAGACCGTGCTGACCGCCGCGGCGGCCGCCGGGGTGCACCGGGTCGTGCTGTGCACCTCCGCCATGGTGTACGGGGCGCTGCCGGACAACGAGCTGCCGCTGTCGGAGGACGCCGAGCTGCGCGCGACCGCCGACGCCACCGGGGTCGCCGACCTGCTGGAGATCGAGCGCCTGGCCCGCCGCGCGCCCCGCGCGCACCCTGGTCTCAACGTCACCGTGGTGCGCCCCGCGCTGCTGGTCGGCGGTACGGACACCGCGCTGACCAGGTACTTCGAGTCGCCCCGGCTGCTCGTGGTCGCCGACTCCCGGCCCGCCTGGCAGTTCTGCCACGTCGACGACCTGTGCACGGCGCTGGAGTACGCCGTGCTGGAGAAGGTCGACGGGGAACTCGCCGTCGGCTGCGACGGCTGGCTGGAGCAGGAGGAGGTGGAGGAGCTGAGCGGCATCCGGCGCATGGAGCTGCCCTCCGCGGTCGCCCTCGGCGCCGCCGCCCGGCTGCACCGGATCGGGCTCACCCCCTCCCCGGCGGGCGACCTGGCGTACACGATGTACCCCTGGGTGGTCAGCGGCAGCAGGCTGCACTCGGCCGGGTGGCGGCCGCGCTGGACGAACGAGGAAGTGCTCGCGGAACTGCTGGCGGAGGTCTCCGGCCGGCACACCGTCGCCGGACGCAGGCTCGGCCGCAAGGACGCCACGGCGGCCGGCGCGGCGGGCGCGACCGTGGCCCTGCTGGGCGCGGCGGCGGTGGTACGCCGGGCCCGCAAGGCACGGCGCAGGATCTAG
- a CDS encoding UPF0182 family membrane protein — MPDRGGGPTGPRIRAGRPSRRVRTLLVTLGVLAALAMAFTMFAGFWTDWLWYRSVHYSSVFTTTLWTKIGLFFVFGVLMALAVGFNIWLAHRLRPPLSAMSMEQQSLDRYRMGIAPYKTWLLLAVTALVGLIAGASAASQWRTWLMWVNGVSFHQKDPQFHRDVSFYAFDLPWYRFLLAFGFATAILSLIAAGLTHYLYGGLRVTSPGSRASSAATGHLSVLLGIFVSLKAIAYWLDRYGLAVKSSDFKTTGNWTGLRYVDANAYLPAKTILFFIAVICALLFFATLWRRTWQLPVIGFGLMVLSAVLIGGLYPAIVQKFQVQPNEQAKEAPYVQKNLTATREAYGIDHTKVSEYSGRSSTDDKTKLRDQVGQTASIRIMDPNVVSPTFQQLQQIRNYYGFPTNLDVDRYTTKDGKEQDTVLGLRELNLAGIPKNNWINDHFRYTHGYGVVAAKGTESDDKGRPVFTEKNLPSKGDLGIYQQQVYYGEKTTTYSIVGGPQKEIDYSDDEGEKTTSYTGKSGVNLDNPLNRAAYAVAFNEPQILYSGAIGKGSRVLYNRTPKDRVESVAPWLTIDGDAYPAVVDGRIQWIVDAYTTSNGYPYASRTTLGDTTADSLTANNNSRAVVAQQNQVNYIRNSVKATVDAYTGDVKLYQWDAADPVLKTWMKAFPHTVKPRADISPALMAHLRYPQDLFKVQRELLTRYHVTNAQTFLSGSEVWQVPNDPSNDSSDSVPPYYLSMKMPDQKQQVFSLTTTFTPNGRDNLSAFMAVDSDPRASDYGKIRILKLPTSTTVDGPKQVQSQFNSEPSIAETISLLSRGHSQVEYGNLLTVPLDGGLLYAEPVYVRGGTLKYPLLRKVLVTYEGRTAFEDTLDEALDKVFGVKGSEPPSTGTTEPPASTSPTVRQALEDAQKAYDAGQEALKSGPDWDAYAKAQKDLQDALRKAEDAQSKVDKPRTSGD, encoded by the coding sequence ATGCCGGACCGCGGCGGAGGCCCGACGGGGCCACGGATCAGGGCGGGCCGACCGTCCCGGCGGGTGAGGACCCTGCTCGTCACCCTGGGCGTCCTGGCCGCCCTCGCGATGGCCTTCACGATGTTCGCCGGCTTCTGGACCGACTGGCTCTGGTACCGGTCGGTGCACTACTCCTCGGTGTTCACCACCACCCTGTGGACGAAGATCGGGCTGTTCTTCGTCTTCGGTGTGCTGATGGCCCTCGCGGTGGGCTTCAACATCTGGCTCGCGCACCGGCTGCGGCCCCCGCTGAGCGCCATGTCCATGGAACAGCAGAGCCTCGACCGGTACCGGATGGGGATCGCGCCGTACAAGACCTGGCTGCTGCTCGCCGTCACCGCGCTGGTCGGCCTCATCGCTGGCGCCTCCGCGGCGAGCCAGTGGCGGACCTGGCTGATGTGGGTCAACGGCGTGTCGTTCCACCAGAAGGACCCCCAGTTCCACAGGGACGTCTCCTTCTACGCCTTCGACCTGCCCTGGTACCGCTTCCTGCTGGCCTTCGGCTTCGCCACGGCCATCCTGTCGCTGATCGCGGCCGGGCTCACCCACTACCTGTACGGCGGGCTGCGCGTCACCAGCCCCGGTTCGCGCGCCTCCTCCGCCGCGACCGGACATCTGTCGGTGCTCCTCGGCATCTTCGTGTCCCTGAAGGCCATCGCCTACTGGCTCGACCGGTACGGCCTCGCGGTGAAGTCCAGCGACTTCAAGACCACGGGCAACTGGACGGGCCTGCGCTATGTGGACGCCAACGCCTATCTGCCCGCCAAGACGATCCTGTTCTTCATCGCCGTCATCTGCGCCCTGCTGTTCTTCGCCACCCTGTGGCGGCGCACCTGGCAGCTCCCCGTCATCGGCTTCGGCCTGATGGTGCTCTCCGCGGTCCTGATCGGCGGCCTCTACCCGGCCATCGTGCAGAAGTTCCAGGTCCAGCCGAACGAGCAGGCCAAGGAGGCGCCGTACGTCCAGAAGAACCTCACGGCGACCCGCGAGGCGTACGGCATCGACCACACCAAGGTCAGCGAGTACTCGGGCCGGTCGTCGACCGACGACAAGACCAAGCTGCGCGACCAGGTCGGACAGACCGCCAGCATCCGCATCATGGACCCGAACGTGGTCTCGCCCACGTTCCAGCAGCTCCAGCAGATCCGGAACTACTACGGCTTCCCCACCAACCTCGACGTCGACCGGTACACCACCAAGGACGGCAAGGAGCAGGACACCGTCCTGGGCCTGCGCGAGCTGAACCTGGCCGGAATCCCGAAGAACAACTGGATCAACGACCACTTCCGCTACACCCACGGCTACGGCGTCGTCGCCGCCAAGGGCACCGAGTCCGACGACAAGGGCCGCCCGGTCTTCACCGAGAAGAACCTCCCCTCCAAGGGCGACCTGGGCATCTACCAGCAGCAGGTCTACTACGGCGAGAAGACCACCACGTACTCCATCGTCGGCGGTCCCCAGAAGGAGATCGACTACTCCGACGACGAGGGCGAGAAGACCACCAGCTACACGGGCAAGAGCGGCGTCAACCTCGACAACCCGCTCAACCGGGCCGCGTACGCGGTGGCGTTCAACGAGCCGCAGATCCTCTACTCCGGGGCGATCGGCAAGGGCTCGCGCGTCCTGTACAACCGCACGCCCAAGGACCGTGTCGAGTCCGTCGCGCCCTGGCTGACCATCGACGGCGACGCCTACCCGGCCGTGGTCGACGGGCGCATCCAGTGGATCGTCGACGCCTACACGACCAGCAACGGCTATCCGTACGCCTCGCGCACCACGCTCGGGGACACCACGGCCGACTCGCTGACCGCGAACAACAACTCCCGCGCGGTGGTGGCCCAGCAGAACCAGGTCAACTACATCCGCAACTCGGTCAAGGCGACCGTCGACGCGTACACCGGTGACGTCAAGCTCTACCAGTGGGACGCGGCCGACCCGGTGCTCAAGACGTGGATGAAGGCGTTCCCGCACACGGTGAAGCCCCGCGCGGACATCAGCCCGGCGCTGATGGCCCATCTGCGCTACCCGCAGGACCTGTTCAAGGTCCAGCGCGAACTGCTCACCCGGTACCACGTGACCAACGCGCAGACCTTCCTCAGCGGCAGCGAGGTGTGGCAGGTCCCGAACGACCCGTCCAACGACTCCAGCGACTCGGTCCCGCCGTACTACCTGAGCATGAAGATGCCGGACCAGAAGCAGCAGGTCTTCTCGCTGACGACGACCTTCACCCCGAACGGCCGGGACAACCTGAGCGCGTTCATGGCCGTCGACTCCGATCCGCGCGCCAGCGACTACGGCAAGATCAGAATCCTGAAGCTGCCGACGAGCACCACCGTCGACGGCCCCAAGCAGGTGCAGAGCCAGTTCAACTCCGAACCGTCCATCGCGGAGACGATCAGCCTGCTGAGCCGGGGCCACTCCCAGGTGGAGTACGGCAACCTGCTCACCGTCCCGCTGGACGGCGGCCTGCTGTACGCGGAGCCGGTCTACGTGCGCGGCGGCACGCTGAAGTACCCGCTGCTGCGCAAGGTGCTGGTGACCTACGAGGGCCGGACCGCCTTCGAGGACACCCTGGACGAGGCGCTGGACAAGGTCTTCGGGGTCAAGGGCTCCGAGCCGCCGTCCACCGGCACCACCGAACCGCCGGCGTCCACCAGCCCGACGGTCCGCCAGGCGCTGGAGGACGCCCAGAAGGCGTACGACGCGGGCCAGGAGGCCCTCAAGTCCGGCCCGGACTGGGATGCGTACGCCAAGGCGCAGAAGGACCTCCAGGACGCGCTGCGCAAGGCCGAGGACGCCCAGTCCAAGGTGGACAAGCCCCGGACCAGCGGCGACTGA